GCGTGCCGCTGTCCGAGCCGCCGCCGTAGTTCGGGTCCTGCGTGACGCCCGCGCCCCACTTGCCGTCGAGCTTCTTGAAGATCGCCGCGAACGCGTACGGCTGCTGCGCGACGCCCGAGCAGGTCGGCGACGCATACGTGCCGCCGGACGGGCACGCCTGATCACGGCCGACCGACCAGTTGCCGAAGAAACCGTAGCCGTTCGCAATTGCCGCGTTCAGCACGGTCTGCGCATTCGCGAGCGTGAACGTTTCGCCTTGCACGTCGTTCACGCCGATCATCGGCGTGACGCCGACCATCTGCCACAGCTGCGCGTTGGTCTTCGGCTGGCCAGCCGACTTGAACGCCGTGTCGAGCTGCGAGTAGAGCGCCTGCGCGGCGCTGATCGCGGCGGCGCTCATGTCGATGTTCGCCGGGCCGTAATCCATCGCCATCACGTTCACCGCATCGAACGTGGTCTTGTTCGCGATGGCCGCGTTGACGACGTTCACGCCGTCCTGCGTGAGCCCGGTCGGCATCGTCGGCAGCGTCAGCGTCACGTGCAGCGGCTTGCCTTTCGCCGCGTAGTCGGCCTGCAGTTGCGCGACCGCCTGGAAGTTGCGCGCGACCGCCGCCGTGTCCTGCTGCGACGCGCCTTCGATGTCGAAGTCGATATGCGTGAGGCCGTACGTGTCGATCACCGTCTGGTATGCGCTCTTCAGCGCGGGAACCGTCGAGCACGCCTGCATCAGCGGCGTGCCGTTCGCCCCGCCGAACGACACGGCGACTTCGCCGCCTTTCGCGCGGTAGCTCGCGATCGACGTCGACAGTGCGGTCAGCAGGCCGCCGCTCGCGCCGTTGCCGATCGGCTGCACGCCGCCCCACGACGGCACGCAGCCGTTGCCCGCGACCACGAACGCGAGCGTGAACTGCTGGATGCCCTGGCGCACGCCGATCTGGTCGACCAACGGTGTCGGATAGAGCGTCACGTCGACATAGGGTGCATACACGCCGGCACCGTGCGACACGCTCGCCATCGCGAGCAGACAACCCGCGGCAAACGCACGCGGAACGAAACGCGGCAACACATTGTTGTTCATTCTGTGTTCTCCAAGTGGAAGAGGGATACGCTGGCCTGCGTATCGCCGCCGATGGGCAGGCACCTGTCCCGTCGGCGGCGTGCCTATCTTGGAGTATTCGCGTCGAATAGGGAATTTAGGGATACTTCTTTTTGTTATTCGATTCCCGATACGTAACGATCTTGCCGATTCGGTCGCGTTGCGAAACGCGGAGCGGGCACTTTTTCCGGCTGCTCGCGCCATGGCGCGCGGATGGACCGGTTCCGACGCGCCGGTGATACACCGGCACGCCGATTGACGGCTCGCGCGCATCGCGCATTCACGTGAGCACCGCCGAATTCGATACGCGCGCCGCGGCGTTCAGCGATACCAGCGCGGCGTATAGACCCATTCGCGTGCGTTGCCGATCGCGAAACGCCGCGTCGTCGACGAGCCGACGATCACCATCGTGCGCATGTCGACCTGGTCGCCGCGCAGCGCGCCGAGGGTCGTCGTCGAAAGCGTCGCGCCCGGCCGGCCGATGTCGCGGCCGAGCACGACCACCGTATCGGCCGCGCGATGCGCGCGCACGATGTCGAGCGCACGGTCGAGCTGCCACGGCCGCGCGCGCGAAATCGGGTTGTAGAACGCCATCACGAGATCGGCTTGCGCCGCGTGTTGCAGGCGCGTCTCGATCACGTCCCACGGCTTCAGGTTGTCCGACAGCGAGATTGCGCAGAAATCGTGGCCGAGCGGCGCGCCGGCCTGCGCGGCCGTGGCGAGCGACGCCGAGATGCCGGGCTCCACGCGCAGGTCGACCGCGGCCCATTGCGGGTCGCGCGCCTCGTCGAGCGCTTCGAGCACGGCCGCGGCCATCGCGAAGACGCCGGGGTCGCCCGACGATACGACCGCGACGCGCCGGCCCTCGGCCGCCAGTTCGAACGCATGGCGCGCGCGCTGCATTTCCTCGCGATTGTCGGTGCCGTGCACGCGCTGGTCCGCCCGAAACGGGCCGGCCATGTTCACGTAAGTCGTATAACCGAGGATGTCGGTCGCGTCCGCGAGCGCCGCGCGCGCGGCCGGCGTGAGCCATGCGGCGCTGCCCGGGCCGAGACCGAGCACCGTCAGGCGGCCGCGCGCGCGGCCGAGCGCGGCGGGGTCGACCGGCTGCGATGCGACCGCGCACGCGAGACCGTGCGATGCCGCGCGCATCGTGTGGGTGACGCGCAGTGCACGGCCGAGCAGCGTGGCGGCGTCGGCGGGCACGGAGCGGTCGCTATCGACGAAATCGCCATCGACGAAACGCAGCGGCACGTCGAGCGTGCTCGCCGCTTCTTCCAATGCGGGTTCGCCGATCGCCGACGCCGGCGCGACGATGGCCGCGAGCGCCAGCCGTGCGAGGCCCTGTGCGTCGAGCATGGCTTCGATGCGCGCGGCAAGCGCTTCGCCTGCATGCACGGCATCCGCGGCAACACCGACCACCACGCTGCGCGGATGAATCACGAGCTCGTCGCGCGCGCCGCGCCACGCATCGGGCGTCACGCGAATCGCGTGCGCAGCCGCGGTATCACGCGGCAGCGCGACGTCGTCGAGCCACGGCGCCGCGCCGTCGACGCGCGTCGACGCGCCCGCGAGCAGGTCGGACACGAAGCGCTTGCCCTGCGCGAGATCGGCGAGCGCATAGCCTTCCGGCGGATTGAGCACGCACGCGCCGAAGCGCAGTTCGCCGCTCGTCGTGATCGCCGGCGCGACGCCGACGCATTCGGCGATTTCGCGCGCGATCACGTTGACGCCGGTCAGCCCGCCGAGCAGCGGCACGACGGCCGAGCCGTCCTCCGCGACCGCGAGCACCGGCGGCTCGACGCCCTTGTCGGCGAGCGCGGGCGCGAGGCAGCGGATCACGATGCCGGCCGCGCACAGCGCGACGATCGGCAGGCCGCGCGCATAGAGTTCGCGCAGGTGCGCGCCGAGTTCGTCGAACGGCACGTCGGCGTCGACGCGCGACGCGAGACCGTGCACACGGGCGCCCGGGTAACGCGCCTGAATGCGTCGCGCGGTATCGAGCGCGCCCGCGCCGAGGATCACGATCGCGGGCGGGGTCGTCATCCTTGCCATTTTTCCCCCGGCACGACGAGCAGCGAGAAATACGGCGACGCCATCGGATCGACCTCGTCGAGCGGCACGATGCGCTGGTTCGCCATCGTCGCGCGCTCGACGTACAGCGCGCGCTTCGCGAGCCCGAGTTCGTCGAGCACGCGCCGCACCTTGTCGAAATTGCGGCCGAGCTTCATCACGACGGCCGCGTCGGCCCGCGCGAGCCGCTCGCGCAGTTCATGCTCGGGCAGCACGCCCGACAGCACCGACAGGCTTTGGTTGCGATAGACGAGCGGCTGGCCGAGCACGGCCGTGCCGCCGAGCATCGCGCATACGCCGGGGATCACCTCGGTGTCGTAACGCGGTGCGAGGCGGTCGTGCAGGTACATGTACGAACCGTAGAAGAACGGATCGCCTTCGCAGATCACCGCGACGTCGCGGCCCGCATCGAGGTGCGCCGCGACGATCTCGGCCGCGGTGTCGTAGAAATCGGCGATCACCGTCTCGTAGCAGAGCGGCGGCGGCAGCGCCTCGGTCGTCACCGGGTAGACCAGCGGCAGCTGCGTCTGCCCGTCGAGCAGGTGCGCTTCGACGATGCCGTACGCGTTGCCTTTCTTGCCCTTCGCGACGAAATACGCGACCACGGGCGCCGCCTGCAGCACGCGCAGCGCCTTGATCGTCATCAGCTCGGGATCGCCGGGGCCGACGCCGACCCCGAACAGCCGTCCGCGCACGCTCGTCATTCGACCTCCGTTGCAAGCGCATTGACCGCGGCGGCGGCCATCGCGCTGCCGCCGCGCCGGCCGAGCAGCGCGACGTACGGCACGCCGCGGCTGTCGGCGTCGAGCATCGCCTTCGATTCGGCCGCGCCGATGAAGCCGACCGGGAAACCGAGGATCAGCGCGGGCCGCGGCGCGCCCGCATCGATCATGTCGAGCAGGTGGAACAGCGCGGTCGGCGCATTGCCGATCACGACGACGCTGCCCGCGAGATGCGGGCGCCACAGTTCGAGCGCGGCGGCCGAGCGCGTGTTGCCGAGGTCGCGCGCGAGGTCGGGCACCTCCGGCTCGCCGAGCGTGCAGATCACGCGGTTGGCCGCCGGCAGCCGCGCACGCGTGATGCCTTCGGCGACCATCCTCGCGTCGCACAGGATCGGCGCGCCGGCCGCGAGCGCCGTGCGGCCGGCCGTGCCGGCGCCGGCCGAGAAGCGCAGGTCGTACACGACGTCGACCATCCCGCACGCGTGGATCACGCGCACCGCGAGTTTCTCGAGATCGGGCGGAACCTGCGACAGGTCGGCCTCGGCGCGGATCGTCGCGAACGACTGGCGGTAGATTTCCTGCCCGTCGCGAATGTAGTCAAGCATCGGTGGTGTCCTGGCTGTGCCGCGCGTCCATGAGTCGGACCGCGGCCTGGTCAATCGTCAGATGGCGCGCGAGCGGGGCGCCGAGGCCCGCGGCCGCGTCGCGCCGGTAAAGGTCGTAGTGCGCGGGCGCCACCGCGACGAGCGTATGCGCGGCGGGATGCGGCAGCGCGCAGTGGCGCTCGCAACCGGTCAGGTGCACGTCGAGCGGATGGCCGACGCGCGCGGCGAGCGCGAGCGCATCGTGTTTCGTATCGGCGCGCGCTTTCGCGCAGCCGGCGCTGCCGGTGCAGGCGACGAGTGTCGCGAGCGGATCGGACGCCGCGCACACGAGGCCGAGCGACGCGAGTGCTTCGCGCATCGCCGCCGCGCGTTCGTTCGGCACGCCGTGCATGAACACGCCTTGCCACGGCGTCATCGACAGCGTGCCGTCGCCGTCGGCCTCGGCCAGCGCGGCAAGCCGCTCCAGTTGCGCCGCGTCGAGCCGCCCGAGCGCGAATTGCGCGCCGACGCTGCAGCGCGCCGCGTCGCGCGACGGAACCGCGCCGAAACGCAAGGCGGGGGCGGTACGCGTGCGCCGCCAGTCGGCAAGCGCCGGATCGGCCGCGAGCGGGAAGGGCAGGTAGTGCGCGGCGCGCGCGAGCAGCGTGCGTTCGTCGCACGTCGCCAGCAACGCGCGCATCCGCGTGACGTCGGCCGGCGCGAGATCGAGGAACGCGAGCAGCAGCGCGCGCACCAGTGCGGGGCCCTGTTCCGGCGACACGTCGACCGCAGCGGGCCGGTCGCCGCACGCAACCGGCGGACAGCCGGCCAGCCCCGCCGCGAGACGTACCGCGCCGTCGCCACGGCGCCATGCGGCCAGCCAGATGTCGTGCGGATGATCGAGCGCCGCGACTGCTTCGCCGCCGTCGAGCTGGATCGAGAATTTCGGCGACAGTTCGCCGCGACGCGGCTCGCTCGCCAGCATGTCGAGCAGCGGCACGGCGAGTGCGTGGCTATCGACGAGCGCGCCCGGGTCGTGCCCGGCGAGCGGGCTGAGCAGCACGTTGCGCACGTCGTCGCTCGCCGCGAGCGCGGCCGCATCGAAGGCGGCATTGTCGGCGCTTGCGCGCGGGCCGAGCCCCGCGTCGAGCAACGCGTGCGCGAGCGCATCGGCCGCGTCGTCGCGAATGCCGCGCAACTGGAGATTCGCGCGATTGGTCGCATCGATCGCGCCGGACCCGTACCGGCGCGCGGCGGCGGCGATCGCGTGCGCCTGGCGCGCGTCGAGCCGGCCGCCCGGCAGCTTGATCCGGCACAGCCTGCCGTCGGCGGCCGCGACCACGCGCACGAGCCCCGGGCAGGCCGACGGGCGCACGACGGGCGACGCAGGAATCGAAGCGGGGGCGGAATTCAACGGGATACCGGGACAGTGTGTGGCGCCGCGGCCAACGCATCGGTACACCCCGCCCGACGCCGACTGGCACGCACGCACTTTCTGGCCGGCAGGTCTCCTGGCTGACAGGTCGGCGCCGGCTCCCGGCCTTCCCGGTGAAACCAGTGGCATGAGGGGGAGCTCGGCTCGCTGTCTACAGTTGCGGGGGCAGCCACAGCGGCGCGGGGGCGCCCTGTGTTCCCTCTTCGGCCCCGAAGGGCACCGGCGAACGAACGGCCGTAGGATACCCGATTTCGGCCGCGATTCGCGACCGGTCGGCCGTTCGCGGCAGGCGAAGCGGGCAGCGGTCGGGCAACGATCGGGTGCGGGCGGGCCGGCAGGTGAAACACCGGGTGGAACACGGTACCATGCCGTTTTTCGCAATGCGGACGGCTGCACCGGCGCTTTCGCGGCCGCGCGGCGACACGATGGAATCGAACGATGGGGAAGGGTGCATGACGGCGTGGCTGACGGTAGTGGGCATCGGCGACGACGGTTACGCAGGGCTCGGACGCCACGCGCGGCGCGCGCTGCTCGACGCGACGCACGTGGTCGGCGCGACCCGGCATCTCGACATGCTGCCCGCGCGGTTGCGGGCGACGCGCGAAGCATGGCCGTCGCCGTTCGACCTGTCGGGGCTGCTCGCCCGCCGCGGCGCGCCCGTGTGCGTGCTCGCGAGTGGCGACCCGATGCTGTTCGGCGTCGGCGCGACGCTCGCCCGCCAGCTTTCTCCCGACGAATGGCGCGTACTGCCCGCGCCGTCGTCGCTGTCGCTCGCCGCGGCGCGTCTCGGCTGGGCGCTGCAGGACGTCGGCGCGGTTTCGCTCGTCGGGCGTCCGCTCGCGACGCTGGCCCGCCATCTGCTGCCGGGCCGGCGCCTGTTCGTGCTGAGCGCCGACGGCCGCACGCCGGCCGCCGTCGCGGCCGAACTCGCCGCCCGCGGCTTCGGGCCGACGCGCGTCAGCGTGTTCGAACACCTCGGCGGCCCGCTCGAGCGACGGATCGATGGCCTCGCGCAAGACTGGCACGTCGACGAAACCGCCGCGCTCAACCTCGTCGCGCTCGATTGCCGGGCGGGCCCCGACGCACCGCGCCGCGCGCTCACGCCCGGCCTGCCCGACGATGCGTACCGCCACGACGGCCAGCTCACCAAGCGCGACCTGCGCGCGATGACGCTCGGGCGTCTCGCGCCCGCGCCCGGCGAACTGCTGTGGGACGTCGGCGCGGGCAGCGGCTCGATCGGCATCGAATGGATGCGCGCGCATCCATCCTGCCAGGCCATCGCGATCGAAGCGCATGCGGAGCGGCAGCGCTTCATCGAACACAACCGCGATACGCTCGGCGTGCCGGGCCTGCAACTCGTCGCGGGCCGTGCGCCCGATGCGCTCGCGGGGCTCGCCGCGCCCGACGCGATCTTCATCGGCGGCGGCGCGACGGCGCCCGGCGTGCTCGACGCGTGCTGGGCGTCGTTGAAACCCGGCGGCCGGCTGGTCGCCAACGCGGTTACGCTGCAGGGCGAGATGGCGCTCGCCGCGTGGCGCGACGCGCATCGCGGCACGCTCACGCGCGTGTCGTTCGCGCATGCCGAACCGCTCGGCCGCTTCGACACGTGGCGACAGCCGTTGCCGGTCACGCTGTACGACGTGCGCAAGCCCGACACGGCAGACGCGACCGACACGGCCGACTCGTCGAATTCGTCGAACGCAACGGACGCGTGATGCGCGACGAAACCCCCGAACAACCCGCGCCGCTGCGCTTCGGCTACACGACCGGCAGCTGCGCGACCGCGACGTCGCTCGCGGCCGCGCGGCTGCTGCTCGTGGGTCACGCGGACGACGCGGTCGAGATCGTGCTGCCGAAGGGGCAGCGCGTGATGATGCGGCTCGAATTCTGCCGCGCGACGGCCGACGGCGCCGAAGCCGGCACGATCAAGGATGCCGGCGACGATCCGGACGTCACGCATGGCGCGCTGATCTTCGCGCGCGTCGCGCTCGCGGCGGCGCCCGGCGTGCGCTTTCATGCCGGGCCGGGCGTCGGCACGGTCACGCGCGCGGGGCTGACGTTGCCGGTCGGCGAACCGGCGATCAATCCGGTGCCGCGCCAGATGATGACCTCGCATCTGGAGGCGCTTGCGGCCGAGCACGGCTACGCGGGTGGCTTCGACGTGACGATCGGCGTCGAAGGCGGCGAGATGCTCGCGCTGAAGACGATGAACCCGCGCCTGGGCATCGTCGGCGGGCTGTCGATCCTCGGCACGACCGGCATCGTGCGGCCGTTCTCGTGTTCGGCCTATATCGCGTCGATTCACCAGGGCATCGACGTCGCACGGGCGAATGGCATCGCGCATATCGCCGCCTGCACGGGCAACGCCAGCGAGGACGCGATGCGCGCGCACTACCACCTGCCCGACATGGCGCTGATCGAGATGGGCGATTTCGCGGGCGCGGTGCTCAAGCACCTGCGGCGCGCGCCCGTCGCGCGCCTGTCGATGTGCGGCGGCTTCGGCAAGCTGAGCAAACTCGCGGCCGGCCATCTCGACCTGCACAGCCGCCATTCGAGCATCGACCTGCCGCTGCTCGCGCAGTGGGCGGCCGAAGCCGGCGCGAACGAGGCGCTGCAGGCCGCGATGCGCGCGGCCAACACGAGCCAGGAAGCGTTGAAACTGGCGCAGGCCGACGGCGTGCCGCTCGGCGATCTCGTCTGCGCGCATGCGCTGCGGGTGGCGCGCGACATCGTGCCGCCGTCGGTCGCGGTCGAGATGTTCGCGATCGACCGGCAGGGCCGCTTCGTCGGGGCGGCGCGATGAGCCCGCGCATCCTGCTGCTCGGCGGCACCGGCGATGCGCTGAAAATCGCGCGCGCGCTCGGCCCGCATCATGTCTACAGTCTCGCCGGACTCGGCAAGACGCCCGACGATCTGCGCTGCGACGTGCGCGTCGGCGGTTTCGGCGGCGCAGCCGGGCTTACCGCGTATCTGCGCGACGCGGGCATCGGCCTCGTGATCGACGCAACCCATCCGTATGCCGCGCGAATCAGCGCGAACGCCGCGGCGGCGACGCGCGACACGGGCGTGCCTTTATGGGCGCTGCGCCGCGCACCGTGGACGCCTCAACCCGGCGACGACTGGCGCATGGTCGACGATTGGGCAGGCATCGAGGCCGCGCTCGCGCCGTTCAGGCGCCCGCTGTTCACGCTCGGCCGCGAACCGCTCGCGCATCTCGACACGATTCCGCCGCACCAGTTCTGGCTCGTGCGCTGCCTCGATGCGCATCCCGGCAACGCCCGTGCGCAGGTCGTCGCCGCGCGCGGGCCATTCACGCCCGAAGGCGAGCGCGCGCTGTTCGCGCTGGCGGGCATCGACGTCGTCGTCAGCAAGAACAGCGGCGGCGCGGCCACCGAGGCTAAGCTCGACGTCGCGCGCGAACGCAGACTGCCGGTCGTGATGCTGCGCCGGCCGCCGCTGCCCGATGCCGACCGCGCGTTCGACTCGGTCACGGCACTCATCGACGCACTCGGTCCGGCCGCGCGCGCCTGACGCGACGCAGCGGCCACCCAACGAATTGACGGAGAAATTTCGATGACGGTGTATTTCATCGGCGCGGGCCCAGGCGACCCGGAGCTGATCACGGTGAAAGGCCAGCGCCTCGTGCGCACATGCCCGGTGATCCTGTATGCGGGTTCGCTCGTGCCGGCCGCCGTGCTCGACGGTCATCGCGCGGAGCAGGTCGTCAACACGGCCGAACTCGATCTCGACGCGATCGTCGCGCTGCTCGCGGCCGCACACGCGAAAGGTCGGGACGTCGCGCGCGTACATTCGGGCGACCCGTCGCTGTATGGTGCGATCGGCGAGCAGATCCGCCGCCTGAAAGCACTTGGGATTCCGTACGAAATCGTGCCGGGCGTGACGGCCACGGCCGCATGCGCGGCCACGCTCGGCGTCGAGCTCACGCTGCCGGGCGTCGCGCAGACGGTGATCCTCACGCGTTTCGCGGGCAAGACGACGATGCCGGAAGGCGAAGCGCTCGGCGCGCTCGCCGCGCATCGTGCGACGCTCGCGATCCATCTCGGCGTGCGCCATCTCGCGCGTATCGTCGACGAAGTGCTGCCGCATTACGGCGCCGATTGCCCGGTGGCGGTGATCTATCGCGCAAGCTGGCCCGACGAGGAACGCGTGACGGGCACGCTGGCCGACATCGTCGGCAAGGTGCAGGGCACGCAGATCGAGCGCACCGCGTTGATCCTGATCGGGCGCGTGCTCGACGCCGAAGGGTTCGCGGATTCGACGCTGTACGCGAGCGCAGGCTGAACGCATCGCGCCGTGGAGCCGAGTATCTGGACGGGCCGCGAGGATATTGCTGGTGCGAGCACGCCGGGACGACACCGGGCAGGCAGGCGCCCGGGCCGCTGGCCCGCGGCGTCGCTCAGGCCTGCGCGACGTGCCGCGCCAGCTTCGGCGCAAGCCCGGCCGCGAGCGCGAACAGCACGACACAGAGGCACGCCATCGCGATCCACGCGGGCGTCAGGTCCGCGAGTTGCTGGCGCACGATGCCGGCCGCGAACGGGAATAGCCCGGCGATCAAATAACCGACACCCTGCACGAACCCCGTCAACGACGCAGCATCGGCCGGCGTGGCCGCATGGTCGACCGTGACGATCAGCGACAGCGGAAACAGCGCGCCGATTCCCGCGCCGAGCAGCAGCGCGGCCGGCAGCGCGAGCGCGTCGGGCGCGGCCAGCATCACCAGCAACCCGACGCATAGCGACGCGATCGCCGCGTGCAGCGCGGGCCGGCGATCGGGGAGGCGATCGATCGTCGCGGAGATCGTCAGCCCCGCGACGACTTCCGCGAGCGTCACGCCGCCGAGCAGGCTGCCCGCCGCGGTCGGCGACCAGCCGAGCCGCATGTAGTACGGCGGCAGCCATGCGAGCACGAGCGTGTAGGCGCCCGTCGCGATGCCAAAGAACAGCGCGAGTCGCCAGGCGCGCGGCGAACGCGACGGCCGTGCATTCGATACCGACACCGGCCCGGCGGAAAGCGCGTCGCTCCCACGGCTGGCCAGCGGCCACGCCAATGCGGCGAGCGCCGCCGGCAGCGCCCAGCCGGCGAGCGCGGCGAGCCAGCCCCAGCGCGCCGCGGCGAATGGCGCGATGACGCTCGCGAGTACCGCGCCGCCCATGATCGACGTCGAATAGACGCCCATCGCGCCGCCGATGCGCGTCGCGAAATGCGCCTTAACGAAGCCGGGCAACAGCGCCTGCACCATCGCGATCCCGACACCCGCGCAGCACGCGCTCGCGAGCAGCAGCCATGCGTGCTGCGCACCGGCGCGCGATGCGCAGGCCAGCCCGATCAACGCGACGCCGAGCCATACGCCGCCCGCGATCCCGGTGATGCGCTGCAGGCGCCGTGCGCTCAGCGCACCGAGCCCCATCAGCAGGATCGGGATCGTCGTCAGCAGGCTGGCCGCGCCGTCGCCGATATCCGTCGCGCGCTGGATCATGTCGAGCAGCGGGCCGACCGCGGCAAGCGCCGGCCGCAGGTTCAGCCCGACCAGCACGATCGCGGCGAGCCGCCATCCGGGGGAAGTGAAGCGATTCATCGCAAGGCCCTCGATATCGGTGCGCGGCTGCCAGCGAGGCGCCGCGCGTTTTTCAGGGGTCGTCTCAGAAAACGGAAAATAAAGCACGCTAAGGCATAGCCGAACCTGCCAAGCTTGCTCCACCCTGTAGTGACGCGATCAGCGGGCAGGAAACGTTCCCCCTTCGCGCATGGCAGGCGCACACCAACTCAGACAGCACGGCCTCCATGCGCGCCAGGTCAGCCATTTTCTCGCGCACGTCCTTGAGCTTGTGCTCGGCCAGACTGCTGGCTTCCTCGCAATGGGTGCCATCCTCCAGCCGCAGCAGCTCGGCGATCTCATCCAGGCTGAAGCCCAGCCGCTGGGCTGATTTCACGAAGCGCACCCGCGTTACATCCGCCTCGCCATAGCGGCGGATGCTGCCATAGGGCTTGTCAGGCTCCAGCAACAAGCCCTTGCGCTGATAGAAACGGATGGTCTCCACATTGACCCCGGCCGCCTTGGCGAAAACGCCAATGGTCAGGTTCTCCAAATTGTTTTCCATATCGCTTGACTCCGTACATGAGTACGGAAGTAAGGTTACGCTATCCAATTTCAATTCGAAAGGACAAGCGCATGTCTGAACCAAAAACCGGGCGCGGCGCGCTCTTCACTGGAGGGCTTGCCGCCATCCTCGCCTCGGCTTGCTGCCTCGGGCCGTTGGTTCTGATCGCCTTGGGGTTCAGCGGCGCTTGGATCGGCAACTTGGCGGTGTTGGAACCCTATCGCCCCATCTTTATCGGCGTGGCGCTGGTGGCGTTGTTCTTCGCCTGGCGGCGCATCTACCGGCAGGCAGCGGCCTGCAAACCGGGTGAGGTCTGCGCGATTCCCCAAGTGCGAGCTACTTACAAGCTCATTTTCTGGATCGTGGCCGCGCTGGTTCTGGTCGCGCTCGGATTTCCCTACGTCATGCCATTTTTCTACTGATCGGAGTTCACCATGAAGAAACTGTTTGCCTCCCTCGCCCTCGCCG
This DNA window, taken from Burkholderia cenocepacia, encodes the following:
- the merT gene encoding mercuric ion transporter MerT — translated: MSEPKTGRGALFTGGLAAILASACCLGPLVLIALGFSGAWIGNLAVLEPYRPIFIGVALVALFFAWRRIYRQAAACKPGEVCAIPQVRATYKLIFWIVAALVLVALGFPYVMPFFY
- the cobM gene encoding precorrin-4 C(11)-methyltransferase translates to MTVYFIGAGPGDPELITVKGQRLVRTCPVILYAGSLVPAAVLDGHRAEQVVNTAELDLDAIVALLAAAHAKGRDVARVHSGDPSLYGAIGEQIRRLKALGIPYEIVPGVTATAACAATLGVELTLPGVAQTVILTRFAGKTTMPEGEALGALAAHRATLAIHLGVRHLARIVDEVLPHYGADCPVAVIYRASWPDEERVTGTLADIVGKVQGTQIERTALILIGRVLDAEGFADSTLYASAG
- a CDS encoding MFS transporter codes for the protein MNRFTSPGWRLAAIVLVGLNLRPALAAVGPLLDMIQRATDIGDGAASLLTTIPILLMGLGALSARRLQRITGIAGGVWLGVALIGLACASRAGAQHAWLLLASACCAGVGIAMVQALLPGFVKAHFATRIGGAMGVYSTSIMGGAVLASVIAPFAAARWGWLAALAGWALPAALAALAWPLASRGSDALSAGPVSVSNARPSRSPRAWRLALFFGIATGAYTLVLAWLPPYYMRLGWSPTAAGSLLGGVTLAEVVAGLTISATIDRLPDRRPALHAAIASLCVGLLVMLAAPDALALPAALLLGAGIGALFPLSLIVTVDHAATPADAASLTGFVQGVGYLIAGLFPFAAGIVRQQLADLTPAWIAMACLCVVLFALAAGLAPKLARHVAQA
- a CDS encoding mercury resistance transcriptional regulator MerR — encoded protein: MENNLENLTIGVFAKAAGVNVETIRFYQRKGLLLEPDKPYGSIRRYGEADVTRVRFVKSAQRLGFSLDEIAELLRLEDGTHCEEASSLAEHKLKDVREKMADLARMEAVLSELVCACHARRGNVSCPLIASLQGGASLAGSAMP